The genomic stretch gactcctctgtccatggaattctccaaacaagaatactggagtgggtagccattgccttctccaggggatcttcctgacccagggattgaaccctggtctcctgcattgcacgcagactctttaccatttgagccaccagggaagccctgactttccgtgaaagtgaaagtcgctcagttgcgttctgctcttttggaccccatggactataccgtccatggaattctctaggccagaatactggagtgggtagcctttcccttctccaggggatcttcccaacccagggatcgaacctaggtctcctgtattgtaggcggattctttaccagctgagccacgacggaagcccaagaatactggagtgggtaatctttcccttctccagcagatcttcccgaccccaggaattaaactggggtctcctgcattgcaggtggattctttaccagctgagctatgagggaagacttTACTTTCCTTGGCTTCCTTTTATTATTTGATCCTTGTTTTCCCTCTGATGGGAAGGGGTAGGCTTCCTGGATCTAGATGCTGGCTCCATCCATTTCTTTTGCTAAGCACCCTCGCTTCCCTAAGAACCGACTTTTTCCTCCTTATGGGGTTAAGCCTGGCTTCCTCCCAGGTTCTCCTGATGGTTAGTCGGGAGAGGAGGTAGGTGtgcttagcacagagcctggcacacacacAGCGCTTGAGGCTCTTCCTCTGTGAAAACTCGCGCAGGGTCCGCGGTGCTGAGCGTGGGGGAACGGTGGGCGGTACCTTCGAAGTCCACCAGGCCGTCCCCGTTGAGGTCAATGTCGCGGAGGATCTCGTCCACCTCCCGCTGGCTGAGCCGCTCTCCCAGCAGGGCCTTCAGGGCCGCCCGGAGCTCACCCAAGCTAATGCAGCCGTCCCCGTTGGTGTCGAACTGCGGCGACACCGGGTCACGGACCGAGTCATTCATTCGCGCGGCCCCTCCCTCGCCGCCGACACGCAGGCCCCGCCCGCGCCGTCCCCGAGGACCCCACCTCCCGGAAGGCGTTCCGCAGCTCCCGGACGCCGATCATGTCCGCGGTCTCCGCCAGCAGCTTGGGGCCCATCAGCTCCACAAAGTCGTCAAAGTCCACCTTCCCGCCACCTGGGGGCCACGCCCATAGAGACCCGGAACCATCAGAGACCACTGCCCAGCCCTGGCCTCCTCCGCCCTCTCCTTCTGGCCTGTGTCCCTCTCCCCGCCCCACTGAATGGGCCTttccctcctgtgtctcctaggCTGTGTCTCCTGCCGGCTTCCCTTCGTTTCCCTGAAGAGCTCAGTTGGGCTCAAGTTCCTGGCTCCAGTGACCTGGCTGTgcgaccttaggcaagtcaccgggagactgtggctgtgtgctaagttgcttcagttgtgtccagctctttgtgaccccatggactacagcccgccagtctcctctgtccacgggacttcccagacaagagtactggagtggggttgctatgttctccagaggatcttcccaacctagggtttGAACCCGTCTCTTAAGTCTGCTCCAttggtaggcagtttctttaccactagtggagACTGTTGCCTCATCTAAAAAGTGGGCATGCTAGCCCCTTGACCCACCCACCTCACGGGGGATGGTGAGATTCTCTGGAGGCAGAGAGCTTGCTGTGAGAATGACCAAAGTCCCAGGTTCTGGGAGCCAACCTGTGTAGACACCTCGGTTCCCTGGGCTGCCCAGCTGCCCTGACCGTGGTCATGGCCTCTGGAGAACTGGGGGTGGGACAGGTCTCAGGCACATACTGATTTGCTGGGAGATCTCGATGAGCTCCATCTCAGTGGGCATGTAGCCCAGCGTCCGCATGCAGGCCCCCAGCTCCCTGTAGCCGATGTAGCCATCTCGGTCTCGGTCAAACTCCTGGAAGGCGGCCTGCAGCTCTGCCAGGCAGGGCGGGGTCAGTCCTTTCTGCACGTCCCCTGGGACCCCAGCCTGGATTAGACCTTCTCACCTTGGTCCTGTCATGTCCATGCTTTCTAAACAGTTGTTTCTCTTTgttaccccagggcctttgcatatgctgttcCTTTCATTCCCTCTGCAAATATTTAAGGGACATctgctctgtgccaagcactgctcTAGGTACTGGGGATGTggcagtgaagaaagaaaaagataagggagagaaagagagagggaggggaagaaggagagagagaaagaaaagaaggaagggaggaaggagagaaagaaaggagagagtgaaggaggtgagaaagaaagagagagggaaaaacaaTCCTTGGCCTCATGGAGCTCACATTCTGGAACATTCTTGGTCTTTATGCCGCCTATTCAAAGAGGTCTTCCCTCTCAATTTAGTCCTCTGGCTCTTTTGATCACCTCCTTGAGCGCACATAGCACCATTTGTACTGGCAGTTGACCTGTTGACATCTCTCTCCACAGGACACAGGCCAGATCTATCTGGTTGGCCACGTTTGTCAGTACTCAGAACTGGGCCAGGCCCACAGTGGGCACCCAGGAAGTGTTCGCTGGATGAATAAAAGGGGACCACGTCCCGCAGGGCAAAGAGAACCAGGAAACTGACAGCTGGGGGTTCTCTCAACCCCGCCCTGCTCAGCCTGGCCCCAGTCTTCCCACTCGGATCCCCTCCAGCCCGCTTGCTCCCAGTTCTTCCTGGAGACTGCTCAGACCCCCACCCAGTGCCCCCCACCCTGGAAACTCTAGCTCTTTCCCCAACCCTTTACCTTCAATCTCCTCTGGCCGCAGCTCCCGGTCCTGAGGGAAGACAGAAGGGTTACGAATTCCCTGCACAACCCCCCAGGTACCTGCACCTCCTCTTTCTGGTTCTCTTGGGGCCCCCACTCAGCCCACAACATGCAGGCACTCCTCTTCTCCCACCATTCATGCTGATGGGCTGGGCATCTGTCCCCTGTGCCCCGCTCCTGGAGCTCCATTAGCCAGAGGTGGAGCTGGGGTTGGGCAGACCCTCCGGCTTGGCCATGGGGGCATCAGTGTCACCGTGTCGCTCTTGTTCTCTCTATTCCTCTTTGGGGGccctgtcccctccctgcccGTCCCCTTGGTGGCTTCTGTCTCTGCCGTTTCTCTGAGTCACTCCCTGCccccctcttctctctttcctggcCTGTTTCCCCAGGTCCCCCTCATTTTGATCTTCTGTCTCTCCACGCTTCTCTGTCCCCCACGTCCCTAGATCTGTGAGCCTTTGCTCTGACATCCCCACTCAGTCCTCTCCCCCCCGCTCAAGGAGAGGCAAAACGTGGGGACGGGTAGGGACCGGAGGCAGGCAGGTGGTGGCCGTACATACGAGCTGGGTGGCGGCGATGCTGGGCCGCAGAAAGATGCAGGCAGGCCCCACCACGCTGCTGAGCACGGAGTAGCCCTGGACGCCCGGCCAAGGGGCCCCCGGCTCCTCgggactggggctggggctggggctggggcctaGGCCATGGCGGGACCCCCCTGGGGGGGAGCCAGGCCACTGCCAGCGGTCCTGCAGCAGAGCCAGCCATGAGCAGGGGCAGTGACCCCTCTCCACCCTCACTTGCCAGCCTCTCCCGTCATTAGAACCCAGCACAGGACAGTGGAACCTCACCATCAACACTCTCGACTAGAAGGGTCCACTCCCTTACTGTTCAGGGGGGCAAACTGAGGCCGGGAAAAGGGGCAAGGCACAGGGCCATGGTCACTCCAGAGGGCAAGGGCAGCAGCAGGAAGGGGGCAGTTGGATGGGCAGTTGGGGGGCCTGACGAGCTTGGCAGCAGAAGGCCCAGAGGTCTGCAGGAACCAAGACTATGATGGGTCAGAGTCTGGGGTCTGCCAGGGAAGATCTTGGTCAACAGTGGTGGGCGCCAACCCCTTCAACCCCTGCTGTGCCCACCTGTGACCCCAGTCAGGCTCTGTCCACCCCATCAGACCCTTTCAGGGTCCAGCCCAGCCTCCCGGCCTTGGCTTCTCCCCCTTAACCCTCCTACCTTAGGCGCCCGGTGCCGGGGCCGCTTGGCACAGTTTCCCATGGGCCCTTGAACCATGCCAGGCCTGGAGTCCCAGGGGCAGCCCAAGGCTGGGCCTCAGAGGATGCTGTGGGCTCCCACCGGCTCCCAGTGAGAGTCTGAGATCACTGCAGGGGATTTTCCGAGGGTTTTGTGGGGAAGATCGCTGGCGGGTGGGCAGGCGGGGAGCCCGGGGCACAGGGGCTTGGGTCCTAATCTGGGATTATCTCTGAGCATCTCTGCTGGTGAGGGTGGCCACTTGGGGCGCAAGGCCCACCCCTGCCCGGAAGGCACAGCTTCCCTGTGCTCACTCCTGAGGGTCTTGCAGACACGCCCTCTCCAACATTCTCTCCCCCCAGCCCAATCTGGAGAGATTTAATGTCTTCAGAAGCAGGGCCTAGACCTGGGAGGAGGAAGCCAGGTGCCTTGATTGCCAGGGTGGGCTGGGTCATCTCTCCAGGGAAGGGCAGACCCAGGAAGCACCTGCCCCTCCCTGCTGGACCCCTGCTGTCACCTCAGAGCATCCGCCCAGCCTGCCTGCCCTCAGCACCCCTGCCTGGACCTGCCCTGGCCCCACTATTTAAGCAAGGACCCAAGGACAGCTGACTCTGGGCTCTGCTGGCTGGGAACAGGGCTCAGTGATGGCAGAGGTTGGGGGGGATGCCAGCCTCCCTCTGGGCAGCTGAGTGGCTGCTGGCCCCTCCATCAGAGTGCATGTCTGAGCTCCCCTTCCTGGGCTCAGCCCTGGGTTTGTCCTGTGGGGCCCCAGCTAAGGCGTGGGGTCCCCACTGTTCCCTCACGGTGCCCTCAGCTGAGGATGACCCCACACCCCGGCCCCCTTTACCTGCCCGTAGGCGGCCTGCACCTGAGCCTCCAGTTCCTGGAGAAGCGCCCGCCGCTTGGTGGCTGCTGGGCTGGCAGGGGCCCGGCTAGGCCCTGGCGTGACTTCAGAGGGGGTGGGGTCCCCCGTGGGGAGGCTGCCATCTGCTGGGCCCCGGGGAAGAGCCATGGAGACGAGTGCTTGGCACCTCCTGCCGTCTGAGGGGCACTTTCCCAGGGCCTGCGGGAGGGTGGCCTTGTGGGCAGCTGTGGGGGTGGTCCCCGCAGGGTCCCTG from Budorcas taxicolor isolate Tak-1 chromosome 25, Takin1.1, whole genome shotgun sequence encodes the following:
- the CABP2 gene encoding calcium-binding protein 2 — translated: MVQGPMGNCAKRPRHRAPKDRWQWPGSPPGGSRHGLGPSPSPSPSPEEPGAPWPGVQGYSVLSSVVGPACIFLRPSIAATQLDRELRPEEIEELQAAFQEFDRDRDGYIGYRELGACMRTLGYMPTEMELIEISQQISGGKVDFDDFVELMGPKLLAETADMIGVRELRNAFREFDTNGDGCISLGELRAALKALLGERLSQREVDEILRDIDLNGDGLVDFEEFVRMMSR